A genomic window from Aquabacterium sp. OR-4 includes:
- a CDS encoding LON peptidase substrate-binding domain-containing protein: protein MSGLPLFPLQMVLFPGGRLGLKVFEARYLDLMSRCLRSGAPFAVVCIHQGSEVQRAGEAPPRFESLGVLARLDELDAEQSGILRVQCQGTRRVQLATPEQQADGLWQAQATPLSDDPVLPVPDALVPSALALGQAIATLAAQGQKPFAAPYQLDQAGWVANRWCELLPLPLAARQQLMALPDPLARLQLVDEFLRSKKVI from the coding sequence ATGTCCGGGCTGCCGCTGTTTCCGCTGCAGATGGTGCTGTTTCCGGGTGGGCGCCTGGGGCTCAAGGTGTTCGAGGCGCGCTACCTCGACCTGATGAGCCGCTGCCTGCGCAGCGGCGCACCGTTTGCCGTGGTGTGCATCCACCAGGGCAGCGAGGTGCAGCGTGCGGGCGAGGCGCCACCGCGCTTCGAATCCCTGGGCGTACTGGCCCGGCTGGACGAGCTGGACGCCGAGCAGTCCGGCATCCTGCGGGTGCAGTGCCAGGGCACGCGCCGCGTGCAGCTGGCCACGCCCGAGCAGCAGGCCGATGGCCTGTGGCAGGCCCAGGCCACGCCGCTGTCCGACGACCCGGTGCTGCCGGTGCCCGACGCCCTGGTGCCCAGCGCGCTAGCGCTGGGCCAGGCCATTGCCACCCTGGCCGCGCAGGGCCAGAAGCCCTTTGCGGCGCCCTACCAGCTTGACCAGGCCGGCTGGGTGGCCAACCGCTGGTGCGAACTGCTGCCGCTGCCGCTGGCCGCACGCCAGCAGCTGATGGCGCTGCCCGACCCGCTGGCGCGGCTGCAGCTGGTGGACGAGTTTCTGCGCAGCAAGAAGGTGATCTGA
- the mutY gene encoding A/G-specific adenine glycosylase, whose product MPRRVSGTDAELAPALIAWQRVHGRHALPWQRSRDPYHVWLSEVMLQQTQVSTVLGYYERFLARFADVAALAAAHEDEVLALWSGLGYYSRARNLHRCAQAVVARHGGQFPRSAPSLAELPGIGRSTAAAIAAFCFGERVAILDGNVKRVLTRVLGIADDLAQARHERALWAVAQSLLPHGVEAGDSGAGAAPGAIQAYTQGLMDLGATLCTPRKPACDACPWAGPCVARAEGRPEAYPVKTRKLKRGTRSHALLWLLRGDAAARQVWLVQKPAQGVWAGLWTLPEYEDEAALDAATADWPGEGRWLPPFKHVLTHLDWTLQPCVWQLPVSWPDSPADSLPSVEAMLPAGRWWAVDDALAAGLPAPIRKLLQAGPPL is encoded by the coding sequence CTGCCACGCCGCGTGAGCGGTACCGATGCCGAGCTGGCGCCGGCCCTGATCGCCTGGCAGCGCGTGCACGGTCGCCATGCGCTGCCGTGGCAGCGCAGCCGCGATCCGTACCACGTGTGGTTGTCCGAGGTGATGCTGCAGCAGACCCAGGTGAGCACCGTGCTGGGTTACTACGAGCGCTTTCTCGCGCGTTTTGCTGACGTGGCGGCGCTGGCCGCGGCGCACGAGGACGAGGTGCTGGCGCTGTGGAGCGGCCTGGGCTATTACAGCCGCGCGCGCAATCTGCACCGCTGTGCCCAGGCCGTGGTGGCACGGCACGGCGGGCAGTTTCCGCGCAGCGCGCCCAGCCTGGCCGAGTTGCCGGGCATCGGCCGCTCAACCGCCGCGGCCATTGCCGCCTTCTGTTTTGGCGAGCGGGTGGCCATCCTGGACGGCAACGTCAAGCGCGTGCTCACCCGGGTGCTGGGCATCGCCGACGATCTGGCGCAGGCGCGGCACGAGCGCGCGCTGTGGGCGGTGGCGCAGTCGCTGCTGCCGCACGGCGTCGAGGCCGGTGACTCGGGTGCCGGCGCCGCACCTGGCGCGATCCAGGCCTACACCCAGGGCCTGATGGACCTGGGCGCCACGCTGTGCACACCGCGCAAGCCGGCCTGCGATGCCTGCCCCTGGGCCGGGCCCTGCGTGGCCCGCGCCGAGGGCCGGCCCGAGGCCTACCCGGTGAAGACGCGCAAGCTCAAGCGCGGCACACGCAGCCATGCGCTGCTGTGGCTGCTGCGCGGGGATGCGGCGGCGCGCCAGGTGTGGCTGGTGCAGAAACCGGCGCAGGGCGTGTGGGCCGGGCTGTGGACCCTGCCCGAGTACGAGGACGAGGCCGCGCTCGACGCGGCCACCGCCGACTGGCCCGGCGAGGGCCGCTGGCTGCCGCCCTTCAAGCATGTGCTGACCCATCTGGACTGGACGCTGCAGCCCTGCGTCTGGCAATTGCCCGTCAGCTGGCCGGACAGCCCGGCCGACAGCCTGCCCAGCGTCGAGGCCATGCTGCCCGCCGGCCGCTGGTGGGCGGTGGACGATGCGCTCGCCGCCGGCCTGCCGGCACCGATCCGCAAGCTGCTGCAGGCCGGCCCGCCGCTCTGA